In the Phaeobacter gallaeciensis genome, one interval contains:
- a CDS encoding acyl-CoA dehydrogenase family protein: MQSPFDTEERRAFRESLRSFVAQEITPFCDDWDEAGKIPWELHQKTGALGVWGFGIDEKYGGLGFDDCFMRAAYSEEIARCGAGGVAAAMGGRQISLDPIARLASEEIKMQVLPEVIAGRKGSSLAVTEPGGGSDVANITTTARRDGNHWVLSGSKTFITGGMTSEYFVIPARTGGPGLEGISLFFVEADTPGFTRSALSRKMGWWCSDQATLFLDDVRLPADRMMGPENHGFLAVMENFNLERVGLIAGMLGMMKTCLEDSIAWAQERQTFGKPLIRHQVIRHKIADISARIDAVEATLNTICWQVNEGRMPVAEICKAKVFTSKACEFCASEAMQILGGAGYLRGNRIERIYREVKVMAIGGGSEEIMRDLAVRQMGL; encoded by the coding sequence ATGCAAAGCCCCTTTGACACCGAAGAGCGCCGTGCCTTCCGCGAGAGCCTGCGGAGCTTTGTGGCGCAGGAAATCACTCCCTTCTGCGATGACTGGGACGAAGCCGGGAAAATCCCCTGGGAGCTGCACCAGAAAACCGGGGCGCTGGGCGTATGGGGTTTTGGCATCGACGAGAAATACGGCGGGCTTGGCTTTGACGACTGCTTCATGCGTGCCGCCTACAGCGAGGAAATCGCCCGCTGCGGCGCGGGCGGTGTCGCGGCGGCCATGGGTGGGCGTCAGATCTCGCTTGATCCCATTGCCCGGCTGGCCAGCGAAGAAATCAAGATGCAGGTGCTGCCGGAGGTGATCGCGGGGCGCAAAGGGTCTTCGCTTGCGGTGACGGAGCCGGGCGGCGGATCGGACGTCGCCAATATCACGACCACGGCGCGGCGGGATGGCAATCACTGGGTGCTGAGCGGCAGCAAGACCTTCATCACCGGCGGCATGACGTCGGAGTATTTCGTCATTCCTGCCCGCACTGGTGGGCCGGGGCTGGAGGGGATTTCGCTGTTCTTTGTCGAAGCGGACACCCCGGGGTTCACCCGCAGCGCGCTGAGCCGGAAAATGGGCTGGTGGTGCTCGGATCAGGCAACGCTGTTCCTCGATGACGTCCGCCTGCCCGCCGACCGGATGATGGGGCCGGAAAATCATGGCTTTCTGGCGGTGATGGAGAATTTCAACCTCGAACGGGTCGGGCTGATCGCCGGTATGCTGGGCATGATGAAAACCTGCCTTGAGGACAGTATCGCCTGGGCACAGGAGCGGCAGACCTTTGGCAAGCCGCTGATCCGCCATCAGGTGATCCGCCACAAGATCGCCGATATCTCGGCCCGGATCGACGCGGTAGAGGCCACGCTCAACACGATCTGCTGGCAGGTGAACGAGGGGCGGATGCCGGTGGCCGAAATCTGCAAGGCGAAGGTGTTCACCTCCAAAGCCTGCGAGTTCTGCGCCTCCGAAGCGATGCAGATACTCGGTGGTGCGGGCTATCTGCGCGGCAACCGGATCGAACGTATCTACCGAGAGGTCAAGGTGATGGCCATCGGAGGCGGATCCGAGGAAATCATGCGCGATCTGGCGGTGCGGCAGATGGGACTGTAA
- a CDS encoding TetR/AcrR family transcriptional regulator — protein sequence MTQKTEDQPDVTAPGAAGTTRTETRADKTRQRIFDAVTDCLDQSGYAETSINRVQTAAGVSRGALTHHFPSKEEMMVRTLEHLLAPVRGPEQASESGHMLRKGGAAQDLPAELHRLWARVINTREGRAVMEILVASRTDETLRTRITPSLWDYNDAFNRNIANLYTASSGEDLALLWSICRSFMRGLHSQAPYERDPEIITKMVDLFARIVSPHLATRPGPKE from the coding sequence ATGACACAGAAAACCGAAGACCAACCCGACGTCACCGCGCCCGGCGCTGCGGGCACAACGCGAACCGAAACGCGGGCAGACAAGACCCGGCAGCGGATTTTCGATGCGGTCACGGACTGTCTGGACCAGTCGGGATACGCGGAAACCTCGATCAACCGGGTACAGACCGCCGCTGGTGTGTCACGCGGGGCGCTGACCCATCACTTTCCTTCGAAAGAGGAAATGATGGTGCGCACGCTGGAACATCTTCTGGCGCCGGTGCGCGGCCCGGAACAGGCGAGCGAAAGCGGCCATATGCTGCGCAAGGGCGGCGCGGCACAGGATTTGCCCGCCGAGCTGCACCGTCTGTGGGCCCGGGTGATCAACACCCGTGAAGGGCGCGCGGTGATGGAAATCCTCGTCGCCTCGCGCACGGATGAAACCCTGCGCACGCGCATCACCCCCTCGCTCTGGGATTATAACGACGCCTTCAACCGCAATATTGCCAATCTATACACCGCGTCCTCGGGCGAGGATCTGGCGTTGCTCTGGTCGATCTGCCGCAGCTTTATGCGCGGGCTGCACAGTCAGGCACCCTACGAACGCGACCCCGAGATCATCACCAAGATGGTCGATCTGTTCGCCCGCATCGTGTCGCCGCATCTGGCGACCCGCCCCGGCCCCAAGGAGTAA
- a CDS encoding TIGR03084 family metal-binding protein: MQQAEDFRAESRALAAILEDLPEEAFHRPTQFKDWTIDHVLGHLHLFNVAAETSLKGEEAFAAFIGPIVQDMQSGKTILQCQFPWLDGLSGRALFEAWKAGAETCADAFAVADPKARVKWVGPDMSALSSITARQMETWAHGQEVFDLLGLERVEQDRIRNIAHLGVATYGWTFLNRGEEVPDPAPFVQLTGPSSAVWEWNTPQEDNRVVGSAVEFAQVVTQVRNIEDTALEVTGATATRWMEIAQCFAGPPEMPPSKGARHKV; this comes from the coding sequence ATGCAGCAGGCAGAGGATTTTCGTGCCGAAAGCCGGGCGCTGGCGGCGATACTGGAGGATCTGCCGGAAGAGGCGTTTCACAGGCCGACGCAGTTCAAAGACTGGACCATCGATCACGTGCTGGGCCACCTGCACCTGTTCAACGTGGCGGCAGAAACCTCGCTCAAGGGGGAGGAGGCCTTTGCCGCATTCATCGGCCCGATCGTGCAGGACATGCAATCGGGCAAGACGATCCTGCAGTGCCAGTTCCCTTGGCTCGACGGGTTGTCGGGACGGGCGCTGTTCGAGGCCTGGAAGGCTGGCGCGGAAACCTGCGCCGATGCTTTTGCTGTGGCCGATCCCAAGGCGCGGGTGAAATGGGTCGGCCCGGACATGAGCGCGCTGTCCTCGATCACCGCACGGCAGATGGAAACCTGGGCGCATGGTCAGGAGGTTTTTGACCTTCTAGGGCTGGAGCGGGTGGAGCAGGACCGGATCCGCAATATCGCCCATCTTGGCGTTGCGACTTATGGCTGGACCTTCCTAAACCGGGGAGAAGAGGTGCCCGACCCCGCGCCATTCGTGCAGCTAACCGGACCGTCTTCGGCGGTCTGGGAATGGAACACGCCGCAAGAGGACAACCGGGTTGTCGGATCTGCGGTGGAGTTCGCGCAGGTGGTCACGCAGGTGCGCAATATCGAAGACACCGCGCTGGAGGTGACAGGGGCGACCGCGACGCGCTGGATGGAGATCGCCCAGTGTTTTGCTGGCCCGCCCGAAATGCCCCCCTCAAAAGGGGCTCGTCACAAGGTCTGA
- a CDS encoding 2-dehydro-3-deoxygalactonokinase codes for MAADRSSLFQSDNWIAAEAQGTEWTFWAMSGDTPGARRKAHLPQGSNDPGLSEIHAALCGELTASQLPIVACGTGLAAPQAVPTRPDQMPLAPQGSALPPETVLITLPGLAQKAPPAIMQGAETCIAGFLALNPSWDGVLCLPGKTTHWALISADEVVSFQSFLTVELAESACAMAGLQVQDWAASELTGTVADTMSKPELMAARLAEAKAAMHGGSCTPEEATGRIWGAVLGAELAAARPYWLGQNLALIGEKETARPYAAALEMQGLPVTIADAERMTLAGLTRAWRSLRKEDD; via the coding sequence ATGGCTGCAGATAGATCGTCTCTTTTTCAGTCCGACAACTGGATCGCTGCCGAGGCGCAGGGCACGGAGTGGACTTTCTGGGCCATGTCCGGGGACACGCCCGGCGCTCGCCGCAAGGCACATCTGCCGCAGGGCAGCAACGATCCGGGCTTGTCCGAGATCCATGCCGCGCTGTGCGGCGAGCTGACTGCATCGCAACTGCCAATTGTCGCCTGTGGCACCGGCCTGGCCGCACCGCAGGCCGTCCCGACGCGCCCGGACCAGATGCCATTGGCCCCACAAGGCAGCGCCCTGCCCCCGGAAACCGTGCTCATCACACTGCCCGGGCTGGCGCAAAAGGCGCCGCCTGCCATCATGCAGGGCGCCGAAACCTGCATCGCCGGGTTTCTGGCGCTCAATCCGTCCTGGGACGGGGTTCTTTGTCTACCCGGCAAGACCACTCACTGGGCTCTGATCAGCGCAGATGAAGTCGTCAGTTTTCAAAGCTTCCTGACCGTGGAACTGGCCGAATCCGCCTGCGCCATGGCTGGATTGCAGGTGCAGGACTGGGCAGCGAGTGAGCTGACCGGAACCGTAGCCGACACCATGTCAAAGCCGGAACTGATGGCCGCGCGATTGGCCGAAGCCAAGGCAGCCATGCATGGCGGCAGCTGCACCCCGGAAGAGGCCACCGGGCGGATCTGGGGCGCCGTGCTGGGCGCCGAACTGGCCGCCGCCCGCCCTTACTGGCTAGGGCAAAATCTGGCGCTGATCGGTGAAAAGGAGACCGCCCGCCCCTATGCCGCTGCATTGGAAATGCAGGGGCTGCCGGTCACCATTGCAGACGCGGAACGCATGACATTGGCCGGGTTGACCCGGGCCTGGCGCAGCTTGCGCAAAGAAGACGACTAG